The genomic region GGATAAACATTGGCGCCGCCAACAAGGATCATGTCTGTGCGTCGGTCAGCGAGGTACAGGTAGCCGTCTGCGTCGAAATAGCCGATGTCTCCGAGGCTCTCCCAGCCGCCAGGCAAGGCGCGGGCAGTCGCGCCGCGATACTGGTAAGAGGGCTGCGAGCCCTCCGAACGTCGCATGTAGACCTCACCCATTTCGCCCGCCGGCAGCACCTTGCCGTCCGCATCGAAGACGCTCATTTCACCTACGATGACGCGCCCGACCGAGCCCCGATGCTCGAGCCACTCCCTTCCGGTGATGTTGGTCCACGCTTGGCTTTCGGTGCCGCCATAGAGTTCCATAATCACGTCGGGTCCAAACCAGCCGATGAAAGCCTCCTTGAGCCAAGGCGGACAAGGAGCAGCCAAATGCCAGAGAGTCCTCACCGATGAGACGTCGTACCGGGCTCGCACTTCTTCTGGCAGTCGCCAGATGCGGGTCATCATGGTGGGCACCATATAAACCCAGGTTGCCCTACGGCGTTCGATTTCAATCAGCACGCCCTCCGCGTCGAATCGCGGCATTAGCACCAGATGCCCATCCTGAACTATCGTTTCGAGGGCGCATCCGAACGGGCCATTGTGATAGAGCGGTGCGGGAATCAGAGCAGTCTCCTCCAGCCCGAAGCGCCAGCCGCCGGAGTAATCAGTCGCCTTGGCTGGAGCGAGGCCTGACGAGCCGGAGAGGATCAGTTTGGGTCGACCTGTCGAGCCGCCCGAGGACGCGGCCTTCAGTATTGGAGCGACGCGCGGCTCGAGCGGTCGGTCATCGTCGGACAACGCGAGCAGGTCGTCCACTGTGACACGCCGCCGGTTGGTTTCCATGCCCTCCAAGGCGATCACCAGGCGTGGGGCGGCGAGGTCGACAATGCCCTCGAGTTCGGAACTCGGCAGTCTGAACGATACCGGCTGCGGCGTCGCGCCCAGCTTCCAGACGCCCCAACAGGCTTCAACGAAGTTGGTTCCGTTGGGCAAGCCGATGGTGATCAGGTCACCGACCTTAACGCCAAGCCGATGCAGCGCGCGAGCAATTCGGTTGGCCCGCGCCTCTAACTGCCCGCAGGTAAGAGTGATTTCGCCGCAACTGACTGCTGGCGCGTCCGGCGTCGCCCGAGCCCGACGGCGTAGCTTCTCGCCCAAAGGAATCATGTCTTCAGCCATTTCGGTATAGACCTCGATTCTGTTCGACCCATGCTGCTTGCGCGAGCATTCGCGCAGTACCAACACGGAGGAGAAATGAGATCTACGCTACCCTGCAGAAGAATATCTCCAAGTTCTGCCCCTGCGACGCATAGATCAGGCGGGATTTGCGGCTTTGGTGCAGAAGGTCATCGGGCTCAATCGCGTTTGCGCCGTGCAGCCCGAATATCGCTACCCTAAACTCTCGATGGCCCACCGAGACAGGACGTAGTGTCAGATTCGATCATGCCATATCGCTGTGATCAATTGCCTTGGTTGAGAGTGATCCCGTCCACCGCTCTCTCGCGGGCAGAATTGCTTGGCGAGGGATCTTTGTTGAAGTTGCTGCATTACCTTCCGTCCTGAACGTCATCGACGCCTATGCGGGGCCGCGGAAATTCCTTGGTGATGACGCCAACGCG from Bradyrhizobium lupini harbors:
- a CDS encoding AMP-binding protein, encoding MLVLRECSRKQHGSNRIEVYTEMAEDMIPLGEKLRRRARATPDAPAVSCGEITLTCGQLEARANRIARALHRLGVKVGDLITIGLPNGTNFVEACWGVWKLGATPQPVSFRLPSSELEGIVDLAAPRLVIALEGMETNRRRVTVDDLLALSDDDRPLEPRVAPILKAASSGGSTGRPKLILSGSSGLAPAKATDYSGGWRFGLEETALIPAPLYHNGPFGCALETIVQDGHLVLMPRFDAEGVLIEIERRRATWVYMVPTMMTRIWRLPEEVRARYDVSSVRTLWHLAAPCPPWLKEAFIGWFGPDVIMELYGGTESQAWTNITGREWLEHRGSVGRVIVGEMSVFDADGKVLPAGEMGEVYMRRSEGSQPSYQYRGATARALPGGWESLGDIGYFDADGYLYLADRRTDMILVGGANVYPAEVEAAIDEHPLALSSAVVGLPHEDLGSSIHAIVQARPGLTAEALLAHLADRLVPYKCPRTIEFVEEPLRDDAGKVRRTRLRDERLVRLKIREGRT